The following are encoded together in the Drosophila sechellia strain sech25 chromosome 3R, ASM438219v1, whole genome shotgun sequence genome:
- the LOC116801613 gene encoding ARL14 effector protein — protein MHFSIRISPQDMKPYLDSDYSISRNLRQRHRKKGVSNEYSHHLDSENKKKGRKKCQNGAYDEYGNIRSNGMDICDCMNQECDGCWYNCRSCGSTRCGPQCRSNRKFFYEDITYDGKDLNIQNKYISR, from the exons ATGCATTTTAGTATAAGAATATCTCCCCAAGATATGAAGCCGTATTTAGATTCAGATTATTCCATTAGTCGCAACTTGCGTCAGAGACATAGAAAAAAGGGAGTTTCTAACGAATACTCACATCATTTAGAttccgaaaataaaaaaaaaggcagaAAGAAATGTCAAAATGGCGCATATGATGAATACGGAAATATTCGCTCAAACGGTATGGACATTT GCGACTGTATGAATCAAGAATGTGATGGTTGCTGGTATAATTGCCGAAGTTGTGGCTCTACCAGGTGTGGTCCCCAATGTCGCTCGAATCGAAAGTTTTTTTATGAGGACATTACATATGACGGTAaagatttaaatattcaaaataaatatatatcaagataa
- the LOC6620680 gene encoding serine/threonine-protein kinase GM11705 isoform X2 has translation MELEKVKINSLHCNDAVLSSHQPSPSATHPQSVPSKANAVTEASIIEKTNLQHNVQEDNSYNRDCDSPVSSSSEPEKELDDLRYLHSSSLTNSVVVGKSTGSLNGAYSITSVTSKTKTLEPNSASGSACLTIAPTADHIKKRIPSSRTPTRKALRIKFYRNGDRFYPGITIPVSNERYRSFERLFEDLTRLLEENVKIPGAVRTIYNMCGKKITSLDELEDGQSYVCSCNNENFKKVEYNTGSQPLSNLTLTNSRSNSHRLAKCRPSSPLKNGLLAGSNPLPTCGGGTGNGSPHIASRSSDRVTVVHPRIVTLIRSGTKPRRIMRLLLNKRNSPSFDHVLTAITQVVRLDTGYVRKVFTLSGVSVVRLSDFFGSDDVFFAYGTERINTAEDFKLEAEEHRAINVIRKTMRTTGTTCKGPKPKMPIKSKKVYPPVVDSEAFKAATTPEDDRHAALLTSTGMEINELPSNIRNTYTLGRIIGDGNFAIVFKIKHRQTGHSYALKIIDKNKCKGKEHYIDAEVRVMKKLNHPHIISLILSVDQNTNMYLVLEYVVIYSTL, from the exons ATGGAATTAGAGAAAGTAAAGATAAACAGCCTTCATTGTAATGATGCTGTGCTGTCTTCACATCAACCATCCCCTTCTGCGACACACCCTCAGAGCGTTCCTTCAAAGGCGAATGCCGTCACCGAGGCTTCTATTATCGAAAAGACGAATCTACAGCATAATGTCCAGGAAGATAATAGCTATAATAGAGATTGCGACAGCCCCGTCAGTTCTAGCTCGGAGCCGGAGAAGGAGTTGGATGATCTGCGGTACTTGCACTCCTCCTCTCTAACAAACAGCGTAGTGGTGGGAAAATCGACTGGCTCGCTAAACGGCGCCTACTCTATCACATCAGTCACTTCCAAAACTAAAACGCTTGAACCCAACTCTGCTAGTGGGTCGGCATGCTTAACCATTGCACCCACCGCTGATCACATTAAGAAACGTATTCCAAGCAGTCGAACGCCGACACGAAAGGCACTAAGAATCAAATTCTACCGCAACGGGGATCGTTTTTATCCGGGTATAACCATTCCCGTGTCTAACGAACGGTACAGATCCTTTGAAAGACTCTTTGAAGACCTAACCCGTCTGTTGGAAGAGAATGTAAAGATACCAGGTGCTGTTCGCACCATCTACAACATGTGTGGGAAGAAG ATTACCTCTCTCGATGAATTGGAAGATGGACAGAGCTATGTTTGTTCCTGCAATAACGAGAATTTTAAGAAGGTTGAGTACAACACTGGATCCCAGCCTTTGTCCAATCTGACGCTGACCAATAGTCGTTCCAACAGTCATCGATTGGCTAAGTGTCGACCATCCTCTCCCCTGAAAAATGGCTTACTTGCAGGCAGCAATCCTTTGCCAACTTGTGGCGGAGGAACGGGCAACGGAAGTCCACATATCGCTTCCAGATCAAGCGATCGAGTTACAGTGGTTCATCCTCGAATTGTGACGCTGATACGTAGTGGAACTAAACCGCGGCGTATTATGCGATTATTGCTAAACAAGCGTAACAGCCCGAGCTTCGATCATGTGCTGACCGCCATTACGCAAGTGGTTCGATTGGACACGGGCTATGTGAGAAAGGTATTCACCCTTTCAGGTGTATCAGTGGTCCGACTATCTGATTTTTTTGGGTCGGATGATGTTTTCTTCGCTTATGGGACAGAGCGGATTAACACTGCGGAAGACTTTAAGTTAGAGGCGGAGGAGCATCGAGCTATTAATGTCATTCGTAAGACCATGCGCACGACTGGAACCACATGCAAGGGACCTAAGCCTAAGATGCCCATAAAGAGCAAAAAAGTTTATCCTCCTGTGGTTGATTCGGAGGCTTTTAAGGCAGCAACCACACCAGAAGATGATAGGCATGCGGCTTTACTTACGAGCACTGGTATGGAGATCAATGAATTACCATCGAATATTCGGAACACTTACACTCTGGGAAGAATAATTGGTGACGGCAACTTTGCCATTGTGTTTAAGATAAAGCACCGCCAAACTGGTCATTCCTACGCTCTAAAAATAATagacaaaaacaaatgcaaggGCAAGGAACACTACATTGATGCGGAAGTTCGCGTcatgaaaaaattaaatcatcCGCATATAATTTCGCTTATTTTGAGTGTAGaccaaaatacaaatatgtatCTTGTACTGGAATAT GTGGTGATTTATTCGACGCTATAA
- the LOC6620680 gene encoding serine/threonine-protein kinase GM11705 isoform X1 → MELEKVKINSLHCNDAVLSSHQPSPSATHPQSVPSKANAVTEASIIEKTNLQHNVQEDNSYNRDCDSPVSSSSEPEKELDDLRYLHSSSLTNSVVVGKSTGSLNGAYSITSVTSKTKTLEPNSASGSACLTIAPTADHIKKRIPSSRTPTRKALRIKFYRNGDRFYPGITIPVSNERYRSFERLFEDLTRLLEENVKIPGAVRTIYNMCGKKITSLDELEDGQSYVCSCNNENFKKVEYNTGSQPLSNLTLTNSRSNSHRLAKCRPSSPLKNGLLAGSNPLPTCGGGTGNGSPHIASRSSDRVTVVHPRIVTLIRSGTKPRRIMRLLLNKRNSPSFDHVLTAITQVVRLDTGYVRKVFTLSGVSVVRLSDFFGSDDVFFAYGTERINTAEDFKLEAEEHRAINVIRKTMRTTGTTCKGPKPKMPIKSKKVYPPVVDSEAFKAATTPEDDRHAALLTSTGMEINELPSNIRNTYTLGRIIGDGNFAIVFKIKHRQTGHSYALKIIDKNKCKGKEHYIDAEVRVMKKLNHPHIISLILSVDQNTNMYLVLEYVSGGDLFDAITQVTRFSESQSRIMIRHLGAAMTYLHSMGIVHRDIKPENLLVKLDEHGHVLELKLADFGLACEVNDLLYAVCGTPTYVAPEILLEVGYGLKIDVWAAGIILYILLCGFPPFVAPDNQQEPLFDAIISGIYEFPDPYWSDIGDGVRDLIANMLQADPDVRFTSEDILDHPWTIGNQGNECTTYKR, encoded by the exons ATGGAATTAGAGAAAGTAAAGATAAACAGCCTTCATTGTAATGATGCTGTGCTGTCTTCACATCAACCATCCCCTTCTGCGACACACCCTCAGAGCGTTCCTTCAAAGGCGAATGCCGTCACCGAGGCTTCTATTATCGAAAAGACGAATCTACAGCATAATGTCCAGGAAGATAATAGCTATAATAGAGATTGCGACAGCCCCGTCAGTTCTAGCTCGGAGCCGGAGAAGGAGTTGGATGATCTGCGGTACTTGCACTCCTCCTCTCTAACAAACAGCGTAGTGGTGGGAAAATCGACTGGCTCGCTAAACGGCGCCTACTCTATCACATCAGTCACTTCCAAAACTAAAACGCTTGAACCCAACTCTGCTAGTGGGTCGGCATGCTTAACCATTGCACCCACCGCTGATCACATTAAGAAACGTATTCCAAGCAGTCGAACGCCGACACGAAAGGCACTAAGAATCAAATTCTACCGCAACGGGGATCGTTTTTATCCGGGTATAACCATTCCCGTGTCTAACGAACGGTACAGATCCTTTGAAAGACTCTTTGAAGACCTAACCCGTCTGTTGGAAGAGAATGTAAAGATACCAGGTGCTGTTCGCACCATCTACAACATGTGTGGGAAGAAG ATTACCTCTCTCGATGAATTGGAAGATGGACAGAGCTATGTTTGTTCCTGCAATAACGAGAATTTTAAGAAGGTTGAGTACAACACTGGATCCCAGCCTTTGTCCAATCTGACGCTGACCAATAGTCGTTCCAACAGTCATCGATTGGCTAAGTGTCGACCATCCTCTCCCCTGAAAAATGGCTTACTTGCAGGCAGCAATCCTTTGCCAACTTGTGGCGGAGGAACGGGCAACGGAAGTCCACATATCGCTTCCAGATCAAGCGATCGAGTTACAGTGGTTCATCCTCGAATTGTGACGCTGATACGTAGTGGAACTAAACCGCGGCGTATTATGCGATTATTGCTAAACAAGCGTAACAGCCCGAGCTTCGATCATGTGCTGACCGCCATTACGCAAGTGGTTCGATTGGACACGGGCTATGTGAGAAAGGTATTCACCCTTTCAGGTGTATCAGTGGTCCGACTATCTGATTTTTTTGGGTCGGATGATGTTTTCTTCGCTTATGGGACAGAGCGGATTAACACTGCGGAAGACTTTAAGTTAGAGGCGGAGGAGCATCGAGCTATTAATGTCATTCGTAAGACCATGCGCACGACTGGAACCACATGCAAGGGACCTAAGCCTAAGATGCCCATAAAGAGCAAAAAAGTTTATCCTCCTGTGGTTGATTCGGAGGCTTTTAAGGCAGCAACCACACCAGAAGATGATAGGCATGCGGCTTTACTTACGAGCACTGGTATGGAGATCAATGAATTACCATCGAATATTCGGAACACTTACACTCTGGGAAGAATAATTGGTGACGGCAACTTTGCCATTGTGTTTAAGATAAAGCACCGCCAAACTGGTCATTCCTACGCTCTAAAAATAATagacaaaaacaaatgcaaggGCAAGGAACACTACATTGATGCGGAAGTTCGCGTcatgaaaaaattaaatcatcCGCATATAATTTCGCTTATTTTGAGTGTAGaccaaaatacaaatatgtatCTTGTACTGGAATATGTAAGTG GTGGTGATTTATTCGACGCTATAACTCAGGTAACGAGATTCTCAGAAAGCCAGTCGCGCATTATGATTAGACATTTGGGAGCGGCCATGACTTATCTGCATTCAATGGGCATTGTGCATCGAGATATAAAGCCTGAGAATCTTCTA GTGAAACTAGATGAGCATGGACATGTTCTTGAACTAAAGCTTGCCGATTTTGGATTAGCATGTGAGGTAAACGATCTTCTCTATGCTGTCTGCGGGACTCCCACATATGTAGCACCAGAGATATTGTTAGAAGTGGGATATGGGCTAAAG ATTGACGTTTGGGCCgctggaatcattttgtacaTACTTCTATGCGGGTTTCCGCCGTTTGTAGCGCCTGACAACCAACAGGAGCCGCTTTTCGATGCTATTATCTCTGGCATTTATGAGTTTCCAGATCCTTACTGGTCTGATATAGGGGACGGTGTGCGCGATCTTATTGCCAATATGCTTCAGGCGGATCCAGACGTTCGTTTCACAAGCGAAGACATCCTTGATCATCCTTGGACGATTGGAAACCAGGGGAACGAGTGTACCACATATAAAAGATGA
- the LOC116801510 gene encoding uncharacterized protein LOC116801510, with protein MDIIVECNNEIYRQSLHRINHHHLLPAIDEGIVIINDRTAKVQVDIGSEIWVHGTHLLTFDPHAVFTPSERGPKQSTGGSKMFSSERHLPPKRAKSQVPSSP; from the coding sequence ATGGACATTATCGTAGAGTGCAACAATGAGATCTACCGTCAAAGCTTGCACCGCATCAACCATCACCACCTTCTGCCAGCTATAGATGAGGGGATCGTCATCATCAACGACAGGACCGCCAAGGTGCAAGTGGACATCGGCTCTGAAATCTGGGTGCATGGTACTCACCTTCTTACCTTCGACCCACATGCCGTCTTCACTCCGTCAGAACGGGGCCCAAAACAGAGTACCGGGGGTAGCAAAATGTTCAGCTCTGAACGTCATCTCCCACCAAAGCGTGCTAAGTCTCAGGTACCTTCATCGCCTTAA